From a single Glycine soja cultivar W05 chromosome 19, ASM419377v2, whole genome shotgun sequence genomic region:
- the LOC114399946 gene encoding ribonucleoside-diphosphate reductase small chain, with product MPSIPEEPLLAPNPDRFCMFPIQYPQIWEMYKKAEASFWTAEEVDLSQDLRHWDSLTDGERHFVTHVLAFFAASDGIVLENLAGRFTKEIQLPEARAFYGFQIAIENIHSEMYSLLLETYIKDSDQKNHLFRAIDTIPCVAKKAQWALRWIDSSDSFAERLVAFACVEGIFFSGSFCAIFWLKKRGLMPGLTFSNELISRDEGLHCDFACLLYSLLRQKLTEERVREIVRDAVDIEREFVCDALPCALVGMNGDLMSQYIEFVADRLLGALGCGKVYNVQNPFDWMELISLQGKTNFFEKRVGEYQKASVMNSLNGNGGTHVFKMDEDF from the exons ATGCCTTCAATTCCCGAAGAGCCCCTCCTGGCTCCGAACCCGGATCGCTTCTGCATGTTCCCAATCCAATACCCGCAAATCTGGGAAATGTACAAGAAAGCCGAAGCCTCGTTCTGGACGGCGGAGGAGGTGGACCTCTCCCAGGACCTCCGCCACTGGGACTCCCTCACCGACGGCGAGCGCCACTTCGTCAcccacgtcctcgccttcttCGCCGCCTCCGATGGCATCGTCCTCGAGAACCTCGCCGGGCGCTTCACAAAGGAGATCCAGCTCCCCGAGGCCCGGGCCTTCTACGGCTTCCAGATCGCCATCGAGAACATCCACTCCGAGATGTACAGCCTCCTCCTCGAAACCTACATCAAGGACTCCGACCAGAAGAACCACCTCTTCCGTGCCATCGACACCATCCCCTGCGTCGCTAAGAAAGCCCAGTGGGCCCTTCGCTGGATCGATTCCTCCGACTCCTTCGCCGAGCGTCTCGTTGCCTTCGCATGTGTTGaag GTATTTTCTTCTCTGGAAGCTTCTGCGCTATCTTCTGGCTCAAAAAACGAGGACTCATGCCGGGGCTCACTTTCTCAAACGAACTCATTTCTCGCGACGAAGGGCTACACTGCGATTTCGCGTGTCTGCTCTACTCTCTGCTGAGGCAGAAGCTCACCGAGGAGCGCGTGAGGGAGATTGTGAGGGACGCCGTGGATATTGAGCGGGAGTTTGTGTGCGACGCGCTGCCCTGCGCGTTGGTGGGGATGAACGGTGATTTGATGAGTCAATACATTGAGTTTGTGGCAGATCGGTTGCTGGGGGCGCTTGGGTGCGGGAAGGTGTACAATGTTCAGAACCCGTTCGATTGGATGGAGCTGATTTCGCTGCAGGGAAAGACCAACTTCTTCGAGAAGCGCGTCGGGGAGTATCAAAAGGCTTCTGTTATGAACAGCTTGAACGGGAACGGTGGGACCCACGTCTTCAAGATGGATGAGgatttctaa
- the LOC114399947 gene encoding uncharacterized protein LOC114399947, whose translation MASGTQSSGMLTREQLYYLFDRFIFLTSQPDVKKRIAEAVQDKQEAVAVTTAIQEEIFLEMGVDPRFGISCLGKVSTVYENDLDLVIQFYKFLSKEEVACDEAELGEEEFTEKMLNQQKLQEQQLEMLKYMRKFHLDDQSAILEKLHQQMENGNYESETSILSAEQIDEIVPRKVSPLYTPR comes from the exons ATGGCATCTGGGACGCAGAGTAGTGGAATGTTAACTAGAGAGCAACTTTATTATCTTTTCGATCGTTTCATTTTTCTTACTTCCCAACCTG ATGTGAAAAAAAGGATTGCAGAGGCTGTGCAGGATAAGcag GAAGCTGTTGCTGTGACCACTGCAATACAGGAAGAGATATTTTTGGAGATGGGTGTtg ACCCAAGATTTGGTATCTCATGCCTTGGAAAAGTCAGTACTGTCTATGAGAATGACCTGGATTTGGTGATTCAGTTTTATAAATTCCTTTCGAA AGAAGAGGTGGCCTGTGATGAGGCAGAGCTTGGAGAAGAAGAATTTACAGAAAAAATGCTCAATCAACAAAAGTTACAGGAACAG CAACTAGAGATGCTGAAGTACATGCGCAAGTTTCACTTGGATGATCAATCTGCGATCCTTGAGAAG TTACACCAGCAGATGGAAAACGGAAATTATGAAAGTGAGACATCCATTTTGTCAGCTGAGCAGATCGATGAGATTGTCCCAAGAAAGGTGTCCCCTTTGTATACACCAAGGTAG
- the LOC114398292 gene encoding probable methyltransferase At1g27930, with the protein MQPWVFKSFQPSSQRKKHPPTSNPRLLPLLAATLAATIFLLFLFRQTLLDPTTSADLCVSSSSVVPLTPSEAAIAAEFDTSPLTLVTILHYATARVLPQQTKGEIRRSFDVLQSLAPCNFLVFGLGHDSLMWDSFNPRGTTLFLEEDPKWTLSALQRFPILRAHTVRYSTRLTESKTLLSSYKDNCARVSVTTGHPLKGNRLCKLALHNLPNEVYDRDWDVIMIDGPRGYFAAAPGRMAVIYSTAMMARGRKRSGVTHVFLHDVDREVEKQYAKEFLCMKYRVGGIRKLWHFVIPPVVNASDIAHGFC; encoded by the coding sequence ATGCAACCGTGGGTTTTCAAGTCCTTCCAGCCCTCCTCCCAAAGGAAGAAACACCCTCCCACCTCCAACCCGCGTCTCCTCCCCCTCCTCGCTGCCACCCTCGCCGCCACCatcttcctcctcttcctcttccgcCAGACCCTCCTCGACCCCACCACCTCTGCCGACCTCTGCGTCTCCTCCTCCTCCGTCGTTCCCCTCACGCCCTCCGAGGCCGCCATCGCCGCCGAGTTCGACACCTCCCCGCTCACCCTCGTCACCATCCTCCACTACGCCACGGCGCGTGTGCTCCCTCAGCAGACCAAGGGCGAGATCCGGAGATCCTTCGACGTGCTTCAGTCCCTCGCGCCATGCAActtccttgtgttcggactcggCCACGACTCGCTTATGTGGGACTCGTTCAATCCACGTGGCACCACGCTGTTTCTCGAGGAGGATCCCAAGTGGACCCTCTCTGCCCTCCAGCGCTTCCCCATCCTACGTGCCCACACCGTTCGTTACTCCACGCGCCTCACCGAGTCCAAGACCCTCCTCTCCTCTTATAAGGATAATTGTGCCCGTGTCAGCGTGACCACCGGTCACCCACTCAAGGGTAACCGCTTGTGTAAGCTGGCACTGCACAATTTGCCTAATGAGGTGTACGATCGTGATTGGGATGTGATCATGATCGATGGGCCGCGAGGGTATTTTGCGGCCGCGCCCGGTAGAATGGCGGTCATATACTCCACCGCGATGATGGCGCGTGGGAGAAAGAGATCGGGTGTGACGCACGTGTTTCTTCATGACGTGGATAGGGAGGTTGAGAAGCAGTATGCCAAGGAGTTCTTGTGCATGAAATATAGGGTTGGGGGGATTAGGAAACTTTGGCACTTTGTTATTCCACCCGTTGTTAATGCTAGTGATATTGCTCATGGATTTTGTTGA